From a single Podarcis raffonei isolate rPodRaf1 chromosome 10, rPodRaf1.pri, whole genome shotgun sequence genomic region:
- the LOC128422900 gene encoding olfactory receptor 5V1-like produces the protein MERSGNQTLLVAEFIFLGFSGVQKGQVFFFLLFLTIYLITLVGNSMIFTLIQLDSRLHSPMYFFLSHLSCLDVCYSSVTVPKILVNFLRQRHTISYNQCMAQMFFLMTFAGSECALLAVMAYDRYAAICQPLRYAQLMSRRVCFPLATATWIWGLLDSAIHTALSTNLAFCGANQIHHIFCDVPPLLQIACSDTYVNEMALHIANVFMGMAPFLLVVISYIFILSAILRIRSNTGRHKAFSTCAAHLVVVIIYFGMADVNYNRPSAGYSLEVDTLISTLYCIIIPMLNPVIYSLRNKEVKEALRKVLGGFKKGFGFPH, from the coding sequence ATGGAGAGAAGCGGCAATCAGACGCTACTTGTGGCTGAATTCATCTTCCTGGGTTTCTCTGGGGTCCAAAAAGGTCaggtcttcttcttcctcctctttctgaccATCTACCTCATCACCCTGGTGGGAAACTCCATGATTTTCACTCTAATCCAGCTGGATTCGCGTCTCCACAGCCCCATGTACTTTTTCCTCAGCCATTTATCCTGCTTGGACGTCTGCTACTCGTCCGTCACTGTCCCCAAGATCCTGGTAAACTTTTTGCGCCAGAGGCACACCATTTCTTACAACCAGTGCATGGCCCAGATGTTCTTCCTGATGACCTTTGCGGGGTCCGAGTGTGCCCTGCTGGCCGTCATGGCCTACGACCGCTATGCCGCCATTTGTCAACCCTTGCGCTATGCTCAACTGATGAGCAGAAGAGTGTGTTTCCCTCTTGCCACGGCTACTTGGATCTGGGGCCTCTTGGACTCTGCCATTCACACCGCGCTCTCCACCAACCTGGCCTTCTGTGGGGCCAACCAGATCCACCACATCTTCTGCGATGTCCCTCCTCTTCTGCAAATCGCCTGCAGTGATACCTATGTCAACGAGATGGCTCTTCACATAGCGAATGTTTTTATGGGCATGGCCCCTTTCCTCCTGGTGGTCATCTCCTATATCTTCATTTTGTCAGCCATCCTTCGGATCCGCTCTAACACCGGCAGGCACAAGGCCTTCTCCACTTGTGCAGCCCACCTAGTTGTGGTCATCATCTATTTTGGGATGGCCGATGTGAACTACAACCGCCCAAGTGCAGGCTACTCCTTGGAAGTGGACACCCTGATCTCCACTCTCTATTGTATCATCATCCCCATGTTGAATCCTGTCATCTACAGCCTCCGCAACAAGGAGGTGAAGGAAGCCCTGAGAAAGGTTCTGGGGGGCTTCAAGAAGGGCTTTGGTTTCCCTCACTAA